A single window of Thiomicrorhabdus immobilis DNA harbors:
- the aspS gene encoding aspartate--tRNA ligase — MRTQYCGQVTESFIDQTVTVAGWVHRRRDHGGVIFIDLRDREGLVQVVVNPDTAEVFAKAERLRSECVLQITGKVIPRTEGTINPNMTTGKIEIVASELNVLSMAEPIPFQLDDKNVGEETRLKYRYIDLRRDEMQQTLMLRYKVTRSMRRYLDDNNFMDIETPILTKSTPEGARDYLVPSRTHQNKFFALPQSPQLFKQLLMMSGFDRYYQITRCFRDEDLRADRQPEFTQLDIETSFMEEDAVMNLMEGLTKTIFKETIGHEFEGDFPRMPYSEAIQKYGIDRPDLRIDMQLVDIADLLQDIEFKVFAAPAKDPKGRVVALKVPGAGSMSRKEIDEYTKFVGIYGAKGLAYIKVNDLSAGIDGLQSPIVKFFPDQVMDIMQRVGAQDGDIVFFGADNAKVVNDALGALRVKIGEDLGMLNGKFKPVWVVDFPMFEADEETARMTAIHHPFTQPKATTEEILNHDEPEQMLSKAYDLVINGLEVGGGSVRIHDTNMQAAVFKLLGISDEEAQDKFGFLLNALKYGCPPHAGMAFGLDRLVMILGDIDSIRDVIAFPKTQSAACLLTEAPGLVDNAQLAELALRFRKPARGEA, encoded by the coding sequence ATGCGTACGCAGTATTGTGGGCAAGTTACAGAATCATTTATTGACCAAACAGTAACCGTTGCAGGTTGGGTGCATCGTCGCCGTGACCACGGTGGGGTTATCTTTATCGATTTACGTGACCGTGAAGGTTTGGTGCAAGTGGTGGTTAACCCTGATACAGCGGAAGTATTTGCTAAAGCGGAGCGTTTGCGTTCTGAGTGTGTATTGCAGATTACCGGTAAAGTCATTCCACGTACAGAGGGTACAATCAACCCTAATATGACAACGGGTAAAATTGAAATCGTTGCCAGCGAGCTGAATGTCTTGAGTATGGCTGAGCCTATTCCATTTCAGTTGGATGATAAGAATGTGGGTGAAGAGACTCGTCTAAAATATCGTTATATCGATTTACGTCGTGATGAGATGCAACAGACCTTGATGTTGCGTTATAAGGTGACTCGTTCAATGCGTCGTTATTTAGATGACAATAACTTCATGGATATTGAAACACCAATCCTAACCAAGTCAACACCAGAAGGTGCGCGTGACTACTTGGTGCCAAGTCGAACTCACCAGAACAAATTCTTCGCTTTGCCGCAGTCTCCACAGCTATTCAAGCAGTTGTTGATGATGTCAGGTTTTGACCGTTACTATCAAATCACACGTTGTTTCCGTGATGAGGATTTACGTGCCGACCGTCAGCCTGAATTCACCCAGTTGGATATCGAAACTTCATTTATGGAAGAAGATGCGGTAATGAATTTGATGGAAGGGCTAACCAAAACCATCTTCAAAGAAACGATTGGTCATGAGTTTGAAGGCGACTTCCCTCGTATGCCTTATTCCGAAGCGATTCAAAAGTACGGTATTGACCGTCCTGACTTGCGTATTGATATGCAGTTAGTCGATATCGCTGATTTGTTGCAAGATATCGAATTCAAAGTCTTTGCCGCACCCGCTAAAGACCCGAAAGGTCGTGTTGTAGCCCTTAAGGTTCCTGGCGCAGGTTCTATGAGCCGCAAAGAGATTGACGAATACACCAAGTTTGTGGGTATCTACGGTGCAAAAGGTTTGGCTTATATCAAGGTGAATGATTTATCTGCGGGTATTGATGGTTTGCAGTCGCCGATTGTTAAATTCTTCCCAGACCAGGTTATGGATATCATGCAACGTGTCGGTGCGCAAGATGGTGATATCGTATTCTTTGGTGCGGATAACGCTAAAGTCGTTAACGATGCGTTAGGGGCTTTGCGTGTTAAGATTGGTGAAGATTTAGGGATGCTTAACGGCAAGTTCAAACCGGTATGGGTGGTTGACTTCCCGATGTTTGAAGCGGATGAAGAAACGGCTCGAATGACGGCGATTCACCATCCATTCACGCAACCAAAAGCGACCACGGAAGAGATTCTAAACCACGATGAACCTGAACAGATGTTGTCTAAAGCGTATGACTTGGTTATCAACGGGTTGGAAGTCGGTGGTGGTTCGGTACGTATTCACGATACCAATATGCAAGCAGCCGTCTTTAAATTATTAGGCATTTCAGATGAAGAGGCGCAAGATAAGTTTGGCTTCCTATTGAACGCATTGAAGTACGGTTGTCCTCCGCATGCGGGTATGGCATTTGGTTTGGATCGTTTGGTGATGATTCTTGGGGATATCGATTCCATTCGTGATGTAATCGCTTTCCCTAAAACCCAGTCTGCGGCCTGTCTATTAACTGAAGCACCAGGCCTGGTCGATAACGCACAGCTTGCTGAGTTGGCTCTACGTTTTAGAAAGCCAGCACGTGGTGAAGCTTAA
- a CDS encoding DUF502 domain-containing protein, translating to MSFFKRYLIAGLLIWLPLGVTIAVIKFLVDLFDQSLLLIPYAYRPETLLGVNIPGIGVVLSFLLILFTGFVVANFLGSKIVEIWESFLSRIPLVRSIYNAVKQIAEAVFGSGDQMFEKAYLIEYPRKGLWTLAFQTGTHQGEAQQKTQMGDTVNLFVPTTPNPTSGFFIMASRHEIIELEMSVDDALKMVISGGVVVPGMKNGFAKNQTKKIENSSEETPAIDPK from the coding sequence GTGTCTTTTTTTAAGCGTTATTTGATAGCTGGCTTGTTAATCTGGTTGCCTTTGGGTGTGACTATTGCCGTCATCAAATTTTTGGTTGATTTATTCGACCAGTCTTTGTTGTTGATCCCTTATGCTTATAGACCAGAAACCCTGCTGGGTGTGAATATCCCAGGTATTGGTGTGGTTCTGTCTTTCTTGTTGATTTTATTCACCGGTTTTGTGGTTGCTAACTTCTTAGGTAGTAAGATTGTAGAGATATGGGAGTCTTTTTTATCTCGTATCCCTTTGGTTCGTTCCATTTACAATGCGGTCAAACAAATTGCAGAAGCGGTATTTGGTTCCGGCGACCAAATGTTTGAAAAGGCCTATTTGATTGAATATCCTCGAAAAGGTCTGTGGACTTTGGCGTTTCAAACAGGGACGCATCAGGGTGAAGCTCAGCAGAAAACTCAAATGGGTGATACGGTTAATTTGTTTGTACCGACAACACCCAATCCAACTTCGGGGTTTTTTATCATGGCCTCAAGACATGAAATTATTGAGTTGGAAATGAGTGTAGATGACGCTTTGAAGATGGTCATCTCTGGTGGTGTGGTTGTCCCAGGCATGAAGAATGGTTTTGCTAAAAACCAGACAAAGAAAATTGAGAATTCCTCTGAAGAGACTCCAGCGATTGATCCAAAATAA
- a CDS encoding prepilin peptidase, producing MTTLSTSQLLIFSGILGLVIGSFLSMLTWRLPRIMMLEEEEQLKEISLGGSKCPQCDATLPWYRLIPLFSWLATKGRCHNCKTKISARYPLIEALTAIITITCMWQFGLTTEGIAATLFSWILIAIFVIDYEHQLILDNLSLPLLWLGLLLNTQTLFATPIDAIWGAAIGYLLLWVVFHSFKLLTGKEGMGYGDFKLLAALGAWFGFIALPQIILIAAVTSILISLIGIMLKTRDRNTLMAFGPFLAIAGWATLFFGPNIF from the coding sequence ATGACAACACTCAGCACCTCTCAACTTCTCATTTTCAGCGGCATTCTTGGGCTTGTAATCGGCAGTTTCTTATCCATGTTAACCTGGCGACTTCCTCGAATCATGATGTTAGAAGAAGAGGAACAGCTAAAAGAGATTAGCCTAGGAGGCTCCAAATGCCCACAATGTGATGCCACCCTTCCCTGGTATCGCCTCATCCCCCTTTTCAGCTGGCTTGCAACCAAAGGTAGATGCCACAATTGTAAAACCAAAATCTCAGCACGTTACCCTCTGATTGAAGCATTAACCGCCATAATCACCATTACCTGCATGTGGCAATTCGGCTTAACAACCGAAGGCATAGCCGCCACCTTATTCAGCTGGATTTTAATCGCCATTTTTGTGATTGACTACGAACATCAATTAATCTTAGACAACCTGAGCCTACCCCTGCTCTGGCTTGGCTTACTCCTCAATACACAAACTTTATTTGCCACCCCTATTGACGCCATCTGGGGTGCGGCCATTGGATACCTTTTACTATGGGTAGTCTTTCACAGCTTCAAACTGCTCACCGGAAAAGAAGGCATGGGATACGGAGACTTTAAATTACTCGCGGCTTTAGGAGCTTGGTTTGGCTTTATCGCGCTCCCACAAATCATTCTGATTGCCGCTGTAACCAGCATTTTGATCAGCCTTATTGGAATCATGCTCAAAACCCGTGATCGAAATACCCTTATGGCATTTGGGCCTTTTCTTGCCATTGCAGGCTGGGCAACTTTGTTTTTTGGACCCAATATTTTCTAA
- a CDS encoding DUF3579 domain-containing protein codes for MQHCKYVIEGVTEDGRKFRPSDWIDRISSMGASYEMQRLVYSDLLHPELYEGQKCLIIDTTLEQKNPGMFQYVMNFVKSNKLKMTQVCELVESKLGA; via the coding sequence GTGCAGCACTGTAAATATGTTATCGAAGGCGTCACAGAAGATGGGCGCAAATTTAGACCAAGTGATTGGATTGACCGTATTTCATCTATGGGCGCAAGCTATGAGATGCAGCGTTTGGTTTATTCGGATCTGCTCCATCCTGAACTGTACGAAGGGCAGAAATGTTTGATTATTGATACGACTTTGGAGCAGAAGAATCCAGGAATGTTCCAGTATGTTATGAATTTTGTCAAAAGCAATAAGTTGAAGATGACCCAGGTGTGTGAATTGGTAGAGTCTAAGTTAGGTGCGTAA
- a CDS encoding 3-deoxy-7-phosphoheptulonate synthase, whose product MTQYQTDDLRIKNITEVRPPRELHDEFPLTEMAAQTVYDTRQQIHNILAGRDDRLLVVIGPCSIHDTGAAREYAKKLKEQIAHYKDTLLIVMRVYFEKPRTTVGWKGLINDPGLNESFEINKGLGLARELLRDVNDMGVPAATEFLDLISPQYVADLISWGAIGARTTESQGHRELASGLSCPVGFKNGTDGGFKIAVDAIRAANNPHIFMSMTKDGHSAIFETSGNEDCHVILRGGNEGPNYEAEFVADAVNQLQAAKVEDKLMIDCSHANSSKQHERQLVVAESIAEQLANGSPYIMGAMVESHLVGGRQDVEPGKPLNYGQSITDACLDWDDSLTVLETLSKGVAARRALNSK is encoded by the coding sequence ATGACGCAGTATCAAACAGATGATTTACGCATCAAGAACATCACAGAAGTTCGCCCACCTCGTGAATTGCATGATGAATTCCCTCTTACCGAAATGGCCGCTCAAACGGTATACGATACACGTCAACAGATTCACAACATCCTTGCAGGTCGTGATGATCGACTTTTAGTGGTGATTGGACCTTGCTCTATCCACGATACTGGAGCGGCTCGTGAATACGCAAAAAAATTGAAAGAGCAAATCGCACACTATAAAGACACCCTTCTTATTGTCATGCGTGTCTATTTTGAAAAACCAAGAACAACGGTTGGCTGGAAAGGGTTAATCAATGATCCAGGTTTGAACGAATCTTTTGAAATCAATAAAGGGTTAGGTTTAGCGCGTGAGTTACTACGTGACGTCAATGACATGGGGGTTCCTGCAGCAACAGAATTCTTAGATCTAATCTCACCTCAATATGTAGCCGACCTGATCTCTTGGGGGGCTATCGGCGCACGAACAACAGAAAGTCAGGGGCATCGTGAACTTGCATCAGGCCTTTCTTGCCCGGTTGGTTTCAAGAATGGAACCGATGGAGGATTTAAAATCGCCGTTGACGCTATCCGTGCTGCAAACAACCCACACATCTTCATGTCCATGACCAAAGACGGCCACTCAGCCATCTTTGAAACCAGCGGTAATGAAGACTGTCACGTGATTCTTCGTGGCGGAAACGAAGGCCCTAACTATGAAGCGGAATTCGTAGCGGATGCCGTCAACCAGCTACAAGCTGCTAAAGTGGAAGATAAGCTGATGATTGACTGTAGCCATGCAAACAGCAGCAAGCAACACGAAAGACAACTGGTCGTGGCGGAATCCATTGCTGAACAACTTGCTAACGGCTCACCTTACATTATGGGTGCGATGGTTGAAAGCCACCTAGTCGGTGGCCGTCAAGATGTTGAACCAGGCAAACCGCTTAACTATGGTCAAAGCATCACCGATGCTTGTCTAGACTGGGATGATAGTTTGACCGTTCTAGAAACCTTATCAAAAGGTGTTGCGGCAAGAAGAGCGCTTAATAGTAAATAA
- the thiL gene encoding thiamine-phosphate kinase — MASEFELINSCFLPLSKGLQANELGIGDDGAVLNVPANHQLVVVTDTLVSGVHFPEETNAYDIAWKALAVNLSDLAAMGAEPGFFSLALTLPNNEQAWLGEFARGLTAISEQYSIPLIGGDTTKGHLTVTVTAQGWVEQGKAVRRSGAQCDDLICVTNTIGDGALGLKVAQNSLPRQVDNALSAEEKSFLLAALNRPIPQLLLSRLLSDYANSAIDISDGLLADMGHIFEQSTPGLNAEIELGQIPLSSATQKYIDKTQDWTTILTGGDDYQLCFTMLEDDFKTMHEKASKIGVELTVIGRVIESVSPVLLQDGEVFNQQGGELKGYLHF, encoded by the coding sequence ATGGCTTCAGAATTTGAATTAATAAACAGTTGTTTTCTGCCTTTGTCCAAAGGGTTGCAAGCCAATGAGCTTGGTATTGGTGATGATGGTGCGGTTTTGAATGTGCCTGCCAATCACCAGTTGGTTGTGGTTACCGACACCTTGGTGAGTGGAGTACATTTTCCTGAAGAGACCAATGCTTATGATATTGCCTGGAAAGCTTTGGCGGTTAATTTAAGTGATTTGGCGGCTATGGGTGCCGAACCGGGTTTTTTCTCTTTGGCGCTGACTTTGCCCAATAATGAACAGGCCTGGTTGGGTGAGTTTGCTCGAGGTTTAACAGCAATCAGTGAACAGTATTCCATCCCGTTAATTGGTGGTGACACCACCAAAGGGCATTTAACGGTAACGGTCACTGCACAAGGTTGGGTCGAGCAGGGGAAGGCGGTACGCCGTTCAGGTGCTCAATGTGATGATTTGATTTGTGTTACCAATACTATTGGAGATGGCGCTTTAGGTTTGAAAGTGGCGCAAAACAGTTTGCCAAGACAGGTCGATAACGCTTTAAGCGCCGAAGAAAAAAGCTTTTTGTTGGCTGCGTTAAACCGTCCGATCCCGCAACTTTTATTGAGCCGGCTGTTGAGTGATTATGCGAACAGTGCGATTGATATTTCAGATGGACTATTAGCGGATATGGGGCATATCTTCGAGCAATCAACCCCAGGTTTGAATGCTGAAATTGAGTTAGGTCAAATCCCTCTTTCAAGCGCTACCCAAAAGTATATTGATAAAACCCAAGATTGGACGACGATTTTAACGGGTGGTGATGATTATCAGCTTTGTTTCACCATGCTTGAAGATGACTTTAAAACGATGCACGAAAAAGCTTCAAAAATCGGTGTTGAGCTCACGGTTATCGGCCGGGTGATTGAAAGTGTTTCACCTGTACTATTGCAAGATGGTGAGGTTTTTAATCAGCAGGGTGGAGAACTCAAAGGTTATTTGCACTTTTGA
- the nusB gene encoding transcription antitermination factor NusB codes for MKTIKDIQPGQGEEVVENEGQVAPRTQSRRVALQALYQWQMTNEEIPQIIKQFNEDGLLEGLEFDFFKELISEVSQSSEALDALYADYLDRSVARIDPVERAIMRMGVYELQSKIEIPYKVVINESVELAKRFGAEESHKYVNGILDKAAKQLRAAEFA; via the coding sequence ATGAAGACAATTAAGGATATCCAGCCTGGTCAAGGCGAAGAAGTGGTTGAGAATGAAGGTCAGGTCGCTCCGCGAACTCAATCACGTCGTGTAGCTTTGCAGGCCTTATACCAATGGCAAATGACGAATGAAGAAATTCCTCAAATCATTAAGCAGTTCAATGAGGACGGGCTTCTAGAAGGTTTAGAGTTTGATTTCTTCAAAGAGCTTATTTCAGAAGTCTCTCAAAGTTCTGAAGCTCTTGATGCTCTGTATGCTGATTATCTTGATAGATCGGTAGCGCGTATCGACCCTGTTGAGCGTGCGATTATGCGTATGGGTGTGTATGAGTTGCAGTCTAAGATTGAAATTCCGTATAAAGTCGTCATCAACGAAAGTGTTGAGCTTGCCAAACGTTTTGGCGCTGAAGAAAGTCACAAGTATGTTAACGGAATCTTGGATAAGGCGGCTAAACAGTTGCGTGCCGCAGAATTCGCTTAA
- the ribH gene encoding 6,7-dimethyl-8-ribityllumazine synthase translates to MKMVEGNLNADGMKIGFVVTRWNSFVVDHLVKGSIETIERHGGSSDNITQVMVPGAFEVPLAVEKMAASGKYDAIVALGAVIQGGTPHFDYVAGEATKGISSVMLKHGIPVAFGILTVNSIEQAIERAGTKMGNKGEEATLSAIEMVNVLKKL, encoded by the coding sequence ATGAAAATGGTAGAAGGAAACCTAAACGCCGATGGTATGAAAATCGGGTTTGTCGTAACGAGATGGAATAGTTTTGTCGTTGATCACTTGGTAAAGGGTTCCATTGAAACCATTGAAAGACACGGTGGTTCTTCGGATAACATCACTCAAGTTATGGTTCCAGGGGCTTTTGAAGTTCCTTTGGCCGTTGAGAAAATGGCTGCTTCTGGTAAATATGATGCGATTGTTGCGTTAGGTGCTGTTATTCAGGGTGGTACGCCACACTTTGATTATGTGGCTGGTGAAGCGACTAAAGGAATTAGCAGTGTGATGCTTAAGCATGGTATTCCTGTTGCATTTGGTATTTTGACGGTGAACTCAATTGAACAAGCAATTGAACGTGCCGGTACCAAAATGGGCAATAAAGGTGAGGAAGCAACGCTTTCGGCAATTGAAATGGTTAACGTATTGAAGAAGCTTTAA
- the ribBA gene encoding bifunctional 3,4-dihydroxy-2-butanone-4-phosphate synthase/GTP cyclohydrolase II, with product MPLNTIEELIADYKQGKMVILMDDEDRENEGDLLVPASTCNAADINFMAKYGRGLICLTLTKERCNQLHLPLMVTNNTDQNGTNFTVSIEAAEGVTTGISAGDRAVTVQTAVAPGAGPADIVTPGHIFPLMAQPGGVLTRAGHTEAGCDLARLAGFEPASVIVEIMNEDGSMARREDLESYAAEHDLKIGTIADLIEYRLQNEKTIERVSECKLPTQFGDFKLIGYQDVLEQKAHFALVYGTIDSEKPTAVRVHMLDTLCDVFGSQRQECGWSLDKAMKQVAEEGCGAIVVLRKHEEAAELLDKIQQYQMKDLGVKSPDRIAEDDTKTYGLGAQIIADLGIKKLKIIGSAWRMTALSGFGLEITEVVEKKD from the coding sequence ATGCCATTGAATACAATAGAAGAACTTATCGCGGATTACAAACAAGGCAAAATGGTCATTCTAATGGATGATGAAGACCGTGAGAATGAGGGTGACCTTTTGGTTCCGGCAAGCACTTGCAATGCCGCTGATATTAACTTTATGGCGAAATACGGTAGAGGTTTAATTTGCCTAACTTTAACCAAAGAGCGTTGTAACCAACTGCATTTGCCTTTGATGGTGACGAATAATACCGATCAAAACGGTACTAATTTTACGGTTTCCATCGAAGCAGCTGAAGGGGTGACAACCGGGATTTCTGCTGGCGATAGAGCGGTTACGGTACAGACGGCGGTTGCTCCAGGTGCGGGACCGGCGGATATTGTCACTCCAGGACATATTTTCCCATTGATGGCTCAACCAGGTGGGGTTTTGACCCGTGCAGGCCATACCGAAGCAGGTTGCGATTTGGCACGTTTAGCGGGCTTCGAGCCGGCTTCTGTCATTGTTGAAATCATGAATGAAGATGGTTCAATGGCGCGTCGTGAAGATTTGGAAAGTTATGCTGCCGAACACGATTTGAAGATTGGTACGATTGCCGATTTGATTGAGTACCGTTTGCAAAATGAGAAAACCATTGAACGTGTTTCTGAATGTAAATTGCCAACACAGTTTGGTGATTTTAAGCTGATCGGTTATCAGGATGTACTTGAGCAGAAAGCGCATTTCGCTTTAGTTTACGGCACTATCGATAGTGAAAAACCGACGGCAGTACGTGTGCATATGCTGGATACTTTATGTGATGTGTTTGGCTCTCAGCGTCAAGAGTGTGGTTGGTCTTTAGATAAGGCTATGAAGCAGGTGGCGGAAGAGGGTTGTGGCGCCATTGTGGTTTTACGTAAGCATGAGGAAGCCGCAGAGTTGTTGGATAAGATTCAACAATATCAGATGAAGGATTTAGGCGTGAAATCACCTGACAGAATCGCAGAAGATGACACCAAAACCTATGGTTTAGGAGCGCAAATCATCGCTGATCTTGGAATTAAGAAGTTGAAAATCATCGGTTCAGCTTGGCGTATGACGGCTTTAAGCGGTTTCGGCCTTGAGATTACCGAAGTGGTTGAGAAAAAAGATTAA
- a CDS encoding riboflavin synthase — translation MFTGIIQAEGSISKIEPRDGDWRITIQVGKLDMSDVQIGDSIAANGICLTAIEFGDNYYVADVSGETLTVTNAGDWSVGTPVNLEKALTLQDRLGGHLVSGHVDGVGHVKSISQDARSWRYEVEAPIEICKYIAAKGSICINGISLTVNQVEGCVFGVNIVPHTRQETTIKHLQVGSSVNLEVDLLARYLERMMTAPQAKQTGTITEQFLAENGFK, via the coding sequence ATGTTTACAGGAATTATTCAAGCAGAGGGTTCGATTTCTAAGATAGAACCTCGTGATGGAGATTGGCGTATCACAATTCAAGTGGGTAAGCTTGATATGAGTGATGTGCAGATTGGCGATAGTATCGCCGCCAATGGTATTTGTTTAACGGCAATTGAGTTTGGCGACAACTACTATGTCGCCGATGTTTCTGGAGAAACCTTAACGGTGACGAACGCCGGTGATTGGTCAGTGGGTACGCCTGTGAATTTGGAAAAGGCGCTGACGTTGCAGGATAGATTGGGCGGCCACTTGGTTAGCGGCCACGTTGATGGTGTAGGGCATGTGAAGTCAATTTCTCAAGATGCACGTTCATGGCGTTATGAGGTTGAAGCACCTATTGAAATTTGCAAGTATATTGCCGCTAAAGGCTCGATTTGCATCAACGGAATCAGTTTGACGGTGAATCAGGTGGAGGGTTGCGTTTTTGGGGTGAATATTGTGCCGCATACCCGCCAAGAAACCACAATCAAACATCTGCAAGTAGGTTCAAGCGTCAATTTGGAAGTGGATTTGTTGGCTCGTTATTTAGAGCGCATGATGACTGCGCCACAAGCCAAACAAACGGGTACAATAACCGAACAATTTTTAGCAGAAAACGGATTTAAATAA
- the ribD gene encoding bifunctional diaminohydroxyphosphoribosylaminopyrimidine deaminase/5-amino-6-(5-phosphoribosylamino)uracil reductase RibD, with amino-acid sequence MSATTSSDLRYMQQAIDLAKKGLYSTKPNPAVGCVLVKDGQVVGEGWHQRAGQPHAERVALAQAGVNAKGATAYVTLEPCSHFGRTPPCADGLIEAEVARVVVAMQDPNPMVAGQGIERIRNAGIEVLVGVLEAEAKQINLGFIRKMEKQLPFVRLKMASSLDGRTAMENGESHWITGEESRLEVHRMRARCGALITGIGTVLADNPSLTVRLSDEELAKLNLTQDNCHPIRVVLDPNLSMPLDAKMLGLPGRTILMTSRETAERSPEIVEAIDAKGVDMVAVAAEDDRLDIESILRYLAEVEQINDVMVESGAIVAGAFIQSGLVNELHCFIAPSLMGNMAKPMFVLPGIETMADKINLRIQSIDRFGDDARIVLALKD; translated from the coding sequence GTGTCTGCCACAACCTCTTCCGATTTGCGCTATATGCAGCAAGCTATCGATTTGGCGAAAAAAGGTTTGTATTCGACCAAACCGAATCCGGCTGTCGGATGTGTCTTGGTCAAAGATGGACAGGTTGTGGGAGAGGGTTGGCATCAGCGGGCAGGTCAGCCTCATGCGGAAAGGGTGGCGCTTGCTCAAGCAGGTGTTAATGCCAAAGGCGCAACCGCTTATGTCACTTTAGAGCCTTGTTCCCATTTTGGAAGAACACCACCTTGCGCCGACGGTTTGATTGAGGCTGAAGTGGCTCGTGTGGTTGTGGCGATGCAAGATCCTAATCCTATGGTCGCGGGGCAAGGCATAGAACGCATTAGAAACGCCGGTATTGAGGTATTGGTCGGAGTTTTGGAAGCGGAGGCTAAACAAATTAATTTAGGGTTTATTAGAAAGATGGAAAAGCAGCTACCTTTTGTTAGATTGAAAATGGCCAGTAGTTTAGATGGCCGTACCGCCATGGAAAATGGCGAAAGCCACTGGATTACTGGCGAAGAGTCTCGATTAGAGGTGCATAGAATGCGTGCTCGTTGTGGCGCCCTCATTACCGGAATTGGGACCGTATTGGCCGATAACCCGAGTTTAACGGTGCGTTTAAGCGATGAAGAACTGGCTAAGTTAAATTTAACCCAAGATAATTGTCATCCAATTCGGGTGGTGTTGGATCCTAATTTAAGCATGCCGTTAGATGCCAAGATGTTAGGTTTACCAGGTAGGACGATTTTAATGACTTCGCGTGAAACCGCTGAACGCAGTCCGGAAATCGTAGAAGCGATTGATGCTAAAGGTGTTGATATGGTCGCGGTTGCCGCAGAGGATGATCGTTTGGATATCGAATCTATTTTGCGTTATTTGGCTGAAGTAGAGCAGATTAATGATGTTATGGTTGAGTCGGGTGCGATTGTTGCCGGCGCATTTATACAGTCGGGCTTGGTGAATGAGTTGCACTGTTTTATTGCTCCTTCATTAATGGGGAATATGGCTAAACCGATGTTTGTTCTGCCTGGTATTGAAACGATGGCCGATAAAATCAATTTACGTATCCAATCCATCGATCGTTTTGGTGATGATGCTCGAATCGTTTTGGCATTAAAGGACTGA
- the nrdR gene encoding transcriptional regulator NrdR codes for MHCPFCNASDTKVIDSRLATEGVQVRRRRECIECSERFTTYESAELSLPRVVKSDGNREKFDEDKIRRGLIKALEKRPVSSDAIDQVASQMTKRLMSEGVREIPSSQLGEWVMDALRDLDQVAYVRFASVYRSFQDVNAFREEIERLVKMTTAK; via the coding sequence ATGCACTGTCCTTTTTGTAATGCATCTGATACTAAGGTGATTGATTCACGCTTGGCAACGGAAGGGGTGCAGGTTCGACGTCGTAGAGAGTGTATCGAGTGCTCGGAACGTTTTACGACTTATGAGTCTGCGGAATTGTCTTTACCTCGTGTAGTGAAAAGTGATGGTAATCGCGAGAAATTTGATGAGGATAAAATCCGTCGTGGGTTGATTAAGGCCTTGGAAAAACGTCCGGTATCGAGCGACGCCATTGACCAGGTAGCCAGTCAAATGACCAAACGTTTGATGTCAGAAGGGGTTCGGGAGATTCCATCTTCACAACTAGGTGAATGGGTTATGGATGCTTTACGCGATTTGGATCAAGTCGCTTATGTCCGTTTTGCTTCAGTCTACCGCTCTTTTCAGGATGTAAACGCCTTTAGGGAAGAGATTGAGCGTTTAGTTAAGATGACTACCGCAAAGTAA